The following are encoded in a window of Amphibacillus xylanus NBRC 15112 genomic DNA:
- a CDS encoding transglutaminase-like domain-containing protein gives MNHKQETTTFKVLSTIIYFLGLAMFFEWVYSLNQIVGFDYLYLFIIFAVFCFFIMIVNLPSWITAMIKAVVIIVIVQLIFLPEPVFGDAWRNFIESEIQVNSAAIVARNWHQFTDLFQTIIFLIIIALVSYLLYFWLVQMKRVLVYIGLTVLYVTVMDTFTDYQANQAIIRLAILSILILALNTYLKRITEKQLTINLSRWMIRVGLPLTLTMVTILAIGYFAPKSRPIWPDPVPFIVKVGEQITDSDQSSQGGKFGYSEDDSRLGGTFQMDDTPILYTETSLEHYWRIESKDFYTGKGWKANHPMRYQAYDAGALELTEFNSTNELTHAKVQYTDKINFANVIYPYGVSDISHPHVDMMEYESITGKIKLAEQDLQLVYNEPFELTYAYPNVSDDQLRAANGAIPHKIASQYLQLPNTLPDRVYQLGSEIVEGIESRYDRAVAIENYFSSGHFRYQIEDVPYPALDQDYVDQFLFETQYGYCDNFSTAMVVLLRTVGIPARWVKGFTSGTIVEDLSTVDQDLYRYQITDSNAHSWVEVYFPQIGWIPFEPTIGFSGSEFTDHDDAQAEVDELDEQDQQTTEEEHELLEEDELDSDQDSPDHEVDPPSSSKALLISPSFIIIIVTLILVIMGMVKWKLILTKLIFFYHRPFETAADFTKAYRSLMMLLRFKQLKRKPEQTLHQFAKEVDKVLQMDSMTQLTNEYAQLIYRKGYQLTDLASLYDCYQQLIKRVIT, from the coding sequence ATGAACCACAAGCAAGAAACAACTACTTTTAAAGTCTTGTCTACGATTATCTATTTTCTTGGTTTAGCGATGTTCTTTGAATGGGTATATTCTTTAAATCAAATTGTCGGCTTTGATTATCTCTATCTATTTATTATTTTCGCTGTGTTTTGCTTTTTCATTATGATCGTTAACCTACCAAGTTGGATAACGGCAATGATAAAAGCAGTTGTTATAATTGTGATTGTTCAACTGATATTCTTACCAGAGCCGGTTTTTGGTGATGCTTGGCGAAATTTTATTGAAAGTGAAATCCAGGTTAATTCAGCTGCAATCGTTGCTCGAAATTGGCATCAATTTACTGACTTATTTCAAACGATTATCTTCTTAATTATTATTGCGTTAGTCAGTTATTTATTGTATTTCTGGCTTGTGCAAATGAAACGAGTACTAGTTTATATTGGTCTAACTGTTTTGTATGTGACTGTAATGGATACATTTACAGATTATCAGGCCAATCAAGCGATTATTCGGCTAGCAATCCTGAGTATTTTAATACTTGCACTTAACACGTATTTAAAACGGATCACTGAAAAACAACTAACAATAAATTTGTCGAGATGGATGATTAGAGTTGGATTACCATTAACATTGACGATGGTGACGATCTTGGCAATCGGTTATTTTGCACCAAAGTCACGTCCGATTTGGCCGGATCCTGTCCCATTTATTGTTAAAGTAGGTGAGCAAATTACGGATAGCGATCAGTCTAGTCAAGGTGGAAAATTCGGTTATAGTGAAGATGATAGTCGACTTGGCGGGACATTTCAGATGGACGACACGCCAATACTTTATACTGAAACGTCGCTTGAACATTATTGGCGCATTGAATCGAAAGATTTTTATACAGGGAAGGGGTGGAAAGCGAATCATCCGATGCGATATCAAGCATACGATGCTGGGGCCTTAGAATTGACCGAGTTCAACTCTACAAATGAATTAACTCATGCAAAGGTTCAATATACAGACAAAATTAATTTTGCTAATGTCATTTATCCTTATGGGGTATCAGATATTAGTCATCCGCACGTTGATATGATGGAATATGAATCAATAACAGGGAAAATTAAATTAGCGGAGCAAGATCTTCAATTAGTCTATAATGAACCGTTTGAGCTCACGTATGCGTATCCAAATGTATCTGATGATCAACTAAGAGCAGCAAATGGAGCGATTCCGCATAAAATTGCATCACAATACTTACAACTCCCAAATACACTACCTGATCGTGTCTATCAGCTCGGATCAGAAATTGTAGAGGGAATTGAGTCACGCTATGATCGAGCAGTTGCGATTGAAAATTATTTTTCTAGTGGTCATTTCCGTTATCAGATTGAGGATGTACCTTATCCTGCTCTAGATCAAGATTATGTTGATCAATTTTTATTTGAAACACAGTATGGCTATTGTGACAATTTCTCAACGGCAATGGTCGTCTTATTAAGAACAGTTGGTATTCCAGCGAGATGGGTTAAGGGCTTTACAAGTGGTACAATTGTTGAAGATCTATCAACAGTAGATCAAGACCTATATCGTTATCAAATTACAGATAGTAATGCCCATTCATGGGTTGAGGTATATTTTCCGCAAATAGGATGGATACCATTTGAACCGACGATAGGCTTTAGTGGAAGTGAGTTTACTGATCATGACGATGCTCAAGCTGAAGTAGATGAGTTGGATGAACAAGATCAACAAACAACAGAAGAGGAACATGAGTTATTGGAAGAAGATGAATTAGACAGTGATCAGGATAGTCCTGATCATGAAGTTGATCCGCCGAGCTCATCAAAAGCTTTATTAATTTCTCCATCATTTATTATCATTATTGTGACATTAATTTTAGTGATAATGGGAATGGTTAAGTGGAAGTTAATTTTAACAAAGCTAATCTTTTTCTATCATCGACCTTTTGAAACAGCTGCTGATTTTACAAAGGCATACCGTAGCTTAATGATGTTATTAAGATTCAAGCAACTAAAGCGAAAACCAGAGCAAACACTCCATCAATTTGCGAAAGAAGTTGATAAAGTGTTGCAGATGGATTCAATGACACAATTGACGAATGAATATGCTCAACTGATTTATCGTAAAGGATATCAATTGACAGATTTAGCTAGTTTGTATGATTGTTACCAGCAACTCATTAAGCGAGTCATAACTTGA